A single region of the Dunckerocampus dactyliophorus isolate RoL2022-P2 chromosome 3, RoL_Ddac_1.1, whole genome shotgun sequence genome encodes:
- the LOC129178266 gene encoding zinc finger protein 771-like — protein sequence MCKIQMLRALVNERLNAAVEEIFVVLERTIADYEGELSRTKEENERQRQQLDAVFKKPQDELRRQDITKENPPPKQQEWSFRVEQEESQIKEEEEDHSISQEDLGGWEEFPDIFVPVKIRDDEDKGESEEKREVEPPSSSSTQTTEAHGDHCGASQADNLLAPLSDSDDTTSHSPDTDDEDSKADMTCHTDNTHFKCSQCDKTFGDKKTLMRHMVCHADRKWKCSQCSKAFSRKSSLERHMRIHTGEKPYACSVCCHAFSQNSSLTSHMRRHTGEKPFSCPFCDLRFVSSQHMKTHMRIHTGEKPYACSVCGTRFGQSQNLKTHMRRHTGEKPYSCSRCNRSFSDRTTFIRHTRRHTGEKVFSCSVCGERFLYKYQLNKHKCAGENSSSK from the exons atgtgtaaaatacaaatgctgagagcgttggtgaaTGAGCGACTGAATGcggctgttgaagaaatatttgtagtgttggaaagaacgatagcagatTACGAGGGGGAACTTTCTCGAAcgaaagaggagaacgagcgacaacgtcaacaactggacgctgttttcaagaagccTCAAGATGAACTACGCAGACAAG acatcaCTAAAGAAAATCCTCCTCCTaagcagcaggagtggagcttcagggtggagcaggaggagtcacagattaaagaagaagaggaggatcacagcatcagtcaggaggaTCTTGGAGGGTGGGAGGAGTTCCCAGATATTTTTGTGCCCGTGAAGATCagagatgatgaagacaaaggtgaaagtgaggagaagagagaggtggagcctcctagcagcagctcaactcagaCAACAGAAGCtcatggagaccactgtggagcatcacaagcagacaacctcttagctccactatcagatagtgacgacacaacgtcacactctcctgacactgatgatgaagactctaaagctgatatgacatgtcacactgacaacacacactttaaatgctctcaatgtGACAAAACCTTTGGCGACAAGAAAACTCTGATGAGACACATGGTTTGTCACGCTGACAGAAAATGGAAATGCTCTCAATGTAGCAAAGCTTTCAGTCGCAAGTCATCTTTGGAAAGGCACATGAGGatccacacaggagaaaaaccatacgCCTGCTCAGTTTGTTGTCACGCGTTCTCTCAAAACTCAAGTTTGACatcacacatgagaagacatacgggagagaaacctttttcttgtCCATTCTGTGATTTACGCTTTGTATCAAGTCAACATATGAAAACACatatgagaatacacactggggaaaaaccATATGCCTGTTCAGTCTGTGGTACACGCTTTGGACAAAGCCAGaatttgaaaacacacatgagaagacacacaggagaaaaaccatattcctgttcaaGATGCAACAGAAGCTTTTCTGACCGAACAACATTTATAAGACACACAAGaagacacactggtgagaaagtgttcagttgcagtgtgtgtggtgaaagattcttatataagtaccagcttaacaagcacaagtgtgctggtgagaacagcagcagtaaatga
- the LOC129178261 gene encoding oocyte zinc finger protein XlCOF6.1-like isoform X2 produces MNYADKEWSFKVEQEQPHIKEEEEDHSISQEDLGGWEEFPDIFVPVKIRDDEDKGESEEKREVELPISSSTQHMTTEADGDHCGGSQADNLLAPLSDSDDTTSHSPDTDDEDSKADMTCHTDNTHFKCSHCDKTFGDKKTLKRHMVCHADRKWKCSQCGKAFNSKSYLNRHMRIHTGEKPYTCSVCCHAFSQNSSLTSHMRRHTGEKPFSCSFCDLRFVRSEHMKTHMRIHTGEKPYVCSVCGACFVRSQNLKRHMRRHTGEKPYSCSRCNRTFSDKTTFTRHTRRHTGEKVFSCSVCGERFLYKYQLNKHKCAGENSSSTVNEVARLEINCQE; encoded by the coding sequence GAGTGGAGCTTCAAGGTGGAGCAGGAGCAGccacacattaaagaggaagaggaggatcacagcatcagtcaggaggaTCTTGGAGGGTGGGAGGAGTTCCCAGATATTTTTGTGCCCGTGAAGATCagagatgatgaagacaaaggtgaaagtgaggagaagagagaagtGGAGCTTCCAatcagcagctcaactcaacacatgacaacagaagctgatggagaccactgtggaggatcacaagcagacaacctcttagctccactatcagatagtgacgacacaacgtcacactctcctgacactgatgatgaagactctaaagctgatatgacatgtcacactgacaacacacactttaaatgctcCCATTGTGACAAAACCTTTGGCGACAAGAAAACTCTGAAGAGACACATGGTTTGTCACGCTGACAGAAAATGGAAATGCTCTCAATGTGGCAAAGCTTTTAACAGCAAGTCATATTTGAACAGGCACATGAGGatccacacaggagaaaaaccatacacCTGCTCAGTTTGTTGTCACGCGTTCTCTCAAAACTCAAGTTTGACatcacacatgagaagacacactggagaaaaacctttttcttGTTCATTCTGTGATTTACGCTTTGTACGGAGTGAAcatatgaaaacacacatgagaatacacactggggaaaaaccATATGTCTGTTCAGTCTGTGGCGCATGTTTTGTACGAAGTCAaaatttgaaaagacacatgagaagacacacaggagaaaaaccatattcctgttcaaGATGCAACAGAACCTTTTCTGACAAAACAACTTTTACAAGACACACAAGaagacacactggtgagaaagtgttcagttgcagtgtgtgtggtgaaagattcttatataagtaccagcttaacaagcacaagtgtgctggtgagaacagcagcagtaCCGTAAATGAAGTTGCACGACTTGAAATAAACTGTCAAGAATAA